In Gossypium hirsutum isolate 1008001.06 chromosome D06, Gossypium_hirsutum_v2.1, whole genome shotgun sequence, one genomic interval encodes:
- the LOC107901863 gene encoding exocyst complex component EXO84C, with protein MMESSEEDDDFPSIESITPQSKIDSVHQSHTEKGIRKLCCELLDLKDAVENLCGNRRTTYLAFLRMSEEVVEMEHELVELRKHISSQGIIVQDLMTGVCRELEESNQENADTNDTPLDPKVDDVQEEMDDPKKKFLEKIDVLLAEHKVEEALEALEAEEKNFSGDSSTESSSYKSSFLERKAMLEDQLTEIAELPAVSANELKKALSGLIKLGKGPSAQLLLLKSRGSRLQKNIEGFLPSCSVCPKTFPAALSRLVFSMISLTTRESGLIFGDNPVYTNRVVQWAEWEIEFFVRLVKENAPPSETISALRAASICVQDSLNYCLLLESQGLKLSKLLLVLLRPYLEEVLELNFRRARKAVFDSMEVDENLPLSPHFVSAVSAFATSSNSLLVDSGMKFLYIISDILEQLTPLVVLHFGGNVLPRISQLFDKYMDALIRALPGPSDDDSLTELKETIPFRAETDSEQLAILGIAFTIMDELLPSMVVKIWSPKNENQEPGNENIVPNASTTTELKDWRRQLQYSFDKLRDHFCRQYVLSFIYSIEGKTRLNAQIYLGGDGEDSQWDTLPSLPFQALFAKLQQLATVAGDVLLGKEKLQKILLARLTETVLMWLSNEQDFWGVFEDKSTPLQPLGLQQLILDMHFTVEIARFAGYPSRHVHQIASAITARAIRTFTARDVESALPVDEWFVETAKSAINKLLMGASGSDTSEIDDDHIILHDEIISDSDDTASSLSSVESFESFASASMAELESPTFTDQES; from the exons ATGATGGAGAGcagtgaagaagatgatgacttCCCTTCCATTGAGAGCATCACTCCCCAGTCCAAGATTGATTCTGTTCACCAATCCCATACTGAAAAG GGGATCAGAAAACTTTGCTGTGAGCTTTTGGATTTGAAAGATGCTGTGGAAAACTTATGTGGGAATAGGCGCACAACATACTTGGCTTTCTTGAG AATGTCTGAAGAAGTTGTTGAAATGGAGCACGAGTTGGTTGAGCTACGAAAGCATATCTCTTCTCAAGGGATTATTGTGCAGGATCTAATGACTGGGGTGTGTCGTGAACTGGAAGAGTCGAACCAGGAAAATGCTGATACTAATGACACACCACTAGACCCTAAGGTCGATGATGTTCAAGAAGAAATGGATGACCCCAAGAAAAAATTCCTGGAGAAAATCGATGTTCTTTTGGCTGAACATAAAGTTGAAGAAGCACTGGAGGCTTTAGAGGCTGAAGAGAAAAATTTCTCTGGAGATTCTTCAACTGAATCATCTTCCTACAAGTCTTCATTTCTAGAAAGGAAGGCAATGCTTGAGGATCAGCTTACTGAGATTGCTGAACTACCTGCAGTTAGTGCTAATGAACTAAAGAAGGCATTATCTGGTTTAATTAAGCTTGGGAAAGGTCCTTCAGCACAATTATTACTTCTGAAGTCTCGTGGTTCCCGCCTGCAGAAAAACATTGAGGGTTTTCTTCCTTCATGTTCTGTCTGTCCAAAGACATTTCCTGCCGCACTGTCCAGGCTTGTCTTTTCTATGATCTCATTAACAACAAGAGAATCTGGTTTGATATTTGGCGACAATCCTGTCTATACCAATAGAGTTGTTCAGTGGGCAGAGTGGGAAATTGAATTTTTTGTACGTTTGGTGAAGGAAAATGCACCACCTTCAGAGACAATTTCTGCACTACGTGCAGCTAGCATTTGTGTTCAGGACAGCCTTAACTACTGCTTATTGCTGGAATCACAAGGGTTGAAACTCTCGAAGTTGCTTCTGGTGCTCTTGCGTCCGTATCTTGAGGAAGTTCTGGAGTTGAATTTTAGGAGGGCTAGAAAGGCTGTTTTTGACTCCATGGAAGTTGATGAGAACTTGCCTCTGTCACCTCACTTTGTGTCTGCTGTGTCGGCTTTTGCCACATCTTCAAACAGCTTGCTAGTAGATAGTGGAatgaaatttttgtatattatttca GATATTCTGGAGCAGCTTACGCCACTAGTTGTTTTGCATTTTGGTGGAAACGTACTACCTAGAATTTCACAGCTATTTGACAAGTATATGGATGCTCTAATTAGAGCACTGCCTGGCCCTTCTGATGATGACAGTTTGACTGAGCTGAAAGAGACAATACCTTTTAGAGCTGAAACAGATTCTGAGCAACTAGCTATTCTGGGGATAGCATTTACAATTATGGATGAACTGTTACCAAGTATGGTGGTTAAAATTTGGAGTCCAAAGAATGAAAACCAGGAACCAGGAAACGAAAACATTGTTCCTAATGCAAGTACAACTACCGAATTAAAAGACTGGAGGCGTCAGCTCCAGTACTCTTTTGACAAGCTCAGAGATCACTTCTGCAGGCAATATGTTTTGAGTTTCATCTATTCAATAGAAGGTAAAACACGATTAAATGCACAAATATATTTGGGTGGAGATGGAGAAGATTCACAATGGGACACTCTGCCTTCTTTGCCATTTCAG GCATTATTTGCGAAGCTACAGCAGTTAGCAACTGTGGCTGGAGATGTGCTACTCGGAAAAGAGAAACTTCAAAAAATTTTGCTTGCGAGACTGACAGAGACTGTTCTAATGTGGTTGTCCAATGAGCAGGATTTCTGGGGCGTGTTTGAGGATAAATCTACTCCGCTTCAGCCACTTGGATTGCAACAG TTAATCCTTGATATGCACTTCACTGTTGAAATAGCTCGATTTGCGGGTTACCCATCTCGGCATGTACACCAGATTGCATCAGCAATTACTGCTCGTGCAATCAGAACCTTCACTGCCAGAGATGTTGAAAG TGCACTCCCTGTGGATGAATGGTTTGTTGAAACTGCAAAATCCGCAATAAACAAGCTTCTAATGGGAGCATCTGGCTCAGATACATCTGAAATTGATGATGACCACATTATTCTGCACGACGAAATCATCTCGGATTCTGATGACACTGCTTCTTCCCTATCTTCGGTAGAATCTTTTGAATCATTTGCTTCTGCAAGCATGGCTGAACTCGAGAGCCCTACTTTTACTGATCAAGAGAGCTAA